The Desulfuromonas versatilis genome has a segment encoding these proteins:
- a CDS encoding Dabb family protein yields the protein MLKHLVFMKFKPETSDAQIAAIEEALGALPDAIPEIKEFVFGRDVVRSERSYDFGLVSSFDDLEAMGRYQVHPDHQAALVLIKAAVSGVVAVDFEY from the coding sequence ATGCTCAAGCACCTTGTCTTCATGAAATTCAAGCCCGAAACCAGCGACGCGCAGATCGCCGCCATCGAAGAGGCCCTCGGCGCCCTGCCCGATGCCATCCCCGAGATCAAGGAATTCGTCTTCGGCCGCGACGTGGTCCGCTCCGAGCGCTCCTACGACTTCGGCCTGGTCAGCTCCTTCGACGACCTCGAGGCCATGGGCCGCTACCAGGTCCATCCCGACCACCAGGCGGCCCTGGTGCTGATCAAGGCTGCGGTATCCGGGGTGGTGGCGGTAGATTTCGAGTATTGA
- a CDS encoding HEAT repeat domain-containing protein, whose translation MTELKQIGEMVQARTLNLQRASADLVARGLEELARLELDPRLAGLIGQLRQSEDWDQRITAWQKLRELGPAVPGWREALRELIYHGDGWARILASEALAWHGCCPADTVPVLIAAVDASLDLRRHDWARAACGALGKYSGLPKPLTVQALPVLLRGLSAENHDVRGYAAMALGNLGKASRSALVKIANLLDRAEGALSECYLEALRKIDPAIDSAMDAWVSALDHDDPAIRADAVSAIGRKGNGASRAVPDLLRMAQDYNAEVRKMVALALARIEVANQSVLTRLQHLSSDSDPAVRLASVYALFKLGDRADERIKQLRAGLGESEPAARLLCAWALGNCGSAAGWLTRRALARALRREQVDEVRSELERALMELKHPSRP comes from the coding sequence ATGACTGAACTCAAACAGATCGGAGAGATGGTCCAGGCTCGCACCCTCAACCTGCAGCGGGCAAGTGCCGATCTGGTGGCGCGCGGACTGGAGGAATTGGCTCGGCTCGAACTGGACCCGCGCCTGGCGGGGCTGATCGGGCAGCTGCGGCAAAGCGAGGACTGGGACCAGCGAATTACCGCCTGGCAGAAGCTGCGCGAGCTGGGCCCGGCGGTGCCCGGATGGCGCGAGGCACTGCGCGAACTGATTTACCACGGCGACGGCTGGGCGCGGATCCTCGCCAGCGAAGCGCTGGCCTGGCACGGCTGCTGTCCCGCCGATACGGTCCCGGTGCTGATCGCCGCCGTCGATGCCAGCCTCGACCTGCGCCGGCATGACTGGGCCCGCGCGGCATGCGGCGCCCTGGGCAAGTATTCGGGACTGCCCAAGCCCTTGACCGTCCAGGCCCTGCCGGTGCTGCTGCGTGGCCTGAGCGCAGAGAACCACGACGTGCGCGGCTATGCCGCCATGGCCCTGGGCAACCTCGGCAAGGCCTCGCGCAGCGCCCTGGTTAAGATCGCCAACCTGCTCGACCGCGCCGAAGGGGCGCTCTCCGAGTGCTATCTCGAAGCCTTGCGCAAGATCGACCCGGCCATCGACTCGGCCATGGACGCCTGGGTATCGGCCCTCGATCATGACGACCCGGCGATCCGGGCCGACGCCGTATCCGCCATCGGCCGCAAGGGCAACGGTGCCTCCCGGGCCGTACCCGATCTGCTGCGCATGGCCCAGGACTACAACGCCGAGGTGCGCAAGATGGTCGCCCTGGCCCTGGCGCGCATCGAGGTCGCCAATCAGAGCGTGCTCACCCGATTGCAACACCTCTCCTCGGACAGCGACCCCGCGGTACGCCTGGCCTCGGTTTACGCCCTGTTCAAGCTGGGCGACCGGGCCGATGAGCGCATCAAGCAGTTGCGGGCCGGACTCGGCGAAAGCGAACCGGCCGCCCGCCTGCTTTGCGCCTGGGCCCTCGGCAACTGCGGAAGCGCCGCCGGCTGGCTCACCCGGCGGGCCCTCGCCAGGGCGTTGAGACGGGAGCAGGTCGACGAGGTCCGCTCCGAATTGGAGCGGGCCCTGATGGAGTTGAAACACCCCTCCCGGCCATGA